The following is a genomic window from Calliphora vicina chromosome 5, idCalVici1.1, whole genome shotgun sequence.
ctgaaaacaatataaaaattgtaaatttaatttgtctgGTCCTTCGTTTTTTTGTTATCTATTTTTCCCACACAAAGTGTTTTCAGGAATTCTTGGCTGTAAATATCTTGGGGTAGCTAAATAGAAGAggattaaaatgtaaaataaaatgtagtcaCATATTTATAGGCTATTGGAAATTTTAATGAAGTGTTGCATAACTAAAAGGCGTAAAAGGGGAATGActtatttatatgtaaatatacgTACATAGATAACGTTGTTCTACAGTTCTTAAAATATCTATAGACTTGTTGTAGTCTTGTATGCAGTCTTGTCTGTAGTCTGGTCTATAGTcatgtctatagtcttgtctatagtctcgtctgtagtcttctatagtctcgttatagtcttctatagtctcgttatagtcttctatagtctcgtctaaagtctcgtctaaagtctcgtctaaagtctcgtctatagtctcgtctaaagtctcgtctatagtctggtctatagtctcgtctaaagtctcgtctaatgtctcgtctatagtctcgtctatagtctcgtctaatgtctcgtctatagtctcgtctaaagtctcgtctaaagtctcgtctatagtctcgtctaatgtctcgtctatagtctcgtctaaagtctcgtctaaagtctcgtctaaagtctcgtctatagtctcgtctatagtctcgtctaaagtctcgtctatagtctcgtctatagtctcgtctacagtctcgtctatagtctcgtctatagtctcgtctatagtctcgtctaatgTCTCGTCTaatgtctcgtctatagtctcgtctaaagtctcgtctatagtctcgtctaaagtctcgtctatagtctcgtctatagtctcgtctatagtctcgtctatagtctcgtctatagtctcgtctatagtctcgtctatagtctcgtctatagtctcgtctatagtctcgtctatagtctcgtctatagtctcgtctatagtctcgtctatagtctcgtctatagtctcgtctatagtctcgtctatagtctcgtctatagtctcgtctatagtctcgtctatagtctcgtctatagtctcgtctatagtctcgtctatagtctcttatatagtctcgtttatagtctcgtttatagtctcgtctatagtctcgtatagtctcgtctatagtctcgagtATAGTCTCGTCTTTTGTCTCTTCTACAGTCTTGTATTTAGTCTCTTTTACAGTAtcgtctataatctcgtctatagtatcgtctatggcctcgtctatagtctcgtctatagtctcgcatATGGTATCGTATAtggtctcgtctatagtatcatctatagtctcgtctatagtctcgtctatagtctcgtctatagtctcgtctatagtctcgtctatagtctcgtctatagtctcgtctatagtctcgtctatagtctcgtctatagtctcgtctatagtctcgtctatagtctcgtctatagtctcgtctatagtctcgtctatagtctcgagtatagtctcgtctatagtctcgagtatagtctcgtctatagtctcgagtATAGTCTCGTCTTTTGTCTCTTCTACAGTCTTGTATTTAGTCTCTTTTATAGTCTCGtgaatagtctcgtctatagtatcgtctatggtctcgtctatagtctcgtctcgtctatagtatcgtctatggtctcgtctatagtctcgtctcgtctatagtctcgtctataagctttgaaatttatattatggcaaaaaaaaaatcatcttggCAGCGGTGGGATTCGAACCCACGCCTCCGAGGAGACTGGTGCCTTAAACCAGCGCCTTAGACCGCTCGGCCACGCTACCTATACATAAACCTCCGACAAATATtagcaatataaatttaattttgaaatttctttaatcaaaattttgtaaaaaaaaacttcttggCAGCGGTGGGATTCGAACCCACGCCTCCGAGGAGACTGGTGCCTTAAACCAGCGCCTTAGACCGCTCGGCCACGCTacctataaaattaattttggaaaaatttaggtttttaaatatttttgatgaattttgaattcaaattttctttataagaattaattttcgtttttgaaaagggaaaacttatttttaagagattttgtataattttaatgaaGAAGTGACTGAGGTTTGTCCGTCTGTGATTTTTGCGTATAATTTCAATTGACTTAATTTGAAATCTTTTAGATTATAAGCGAAATTTCTGAATTATTCCTTGTAAACGAAAATCTTCTTACGAAGTCcacaagaaaattaattttgatatatCAAAGATCGGTTATCTGTGATCGTAAGTAAAAGAAAATCGCAACACCAAAACTTACTAGAATTTGGTATTCAACATTGTATTTAAAAGTCGATAATGCAGTGTTGGTAATGCAGAATGAGTGCTAAAATAAAAAGCTATAATTTTAAGTCagttttttaaagattatttaaaatttaattatgccGAGCACCAATAAACACATTATATTTGATCGATTATTTGGCGAGAAAATCAGTGTTAATATGAAAAGTAgaattatattcaaataattgGTCTATAACAGGGACACGTTAGCAATATTTGATGGCTGAACACATTTGTAATAAACTTTTGAACAAAAAAGCATCTTGGCAGCGGTGGGATTCGAACCCACGCCTCCGAGGAGACTGGTGCCTTAAACCAGCGCCTTAGACCGCTCGGCCACGCTACCTGTATAAAATGGATGACAGAATGTAAATGAAATTTTGCTTTGAAACTGACCTTTGAccccataaaaaattattttctaaattacaaatatataCTTCTGATTATAAAAGTTCATTCAATTTTATTAACCTCTGACCTATATTTCAATTCTTATATAATTTCCTTTACAGTctcagaatttaatttttctttataagctAAATTTTGCAACATTGCTTAAGCGTTTGGGAAGCATGGCGAGCTGTGTATTAAGGCACCAGTCTCCTTGGGGTCGTGGCTTAGAATCCCATCGCTGCCACAggcattattttctttattttaagggaacatttttattttatctttgaaagtttttttatttttattatttttcagtgtaaatttttccttaaagaaaaattgcaattttaataaatcataatttgcataaaatttaactattcaATTACTAAATTATgctttaataattattattaaatgatGGAATAATTTATGAAACTTGACAACATTGCTTAAAGCAAGTAGGTAGCGTGGCCGAGCGGTCTAAGGCGCTGGTTTAAGGCACCAGTCTCCTCGGAGGCGTGGGTTCGAATCCCACCGCTGCCATGATGATTTTTTGTAGcatataataaaaatgtcatctacaaatgaattttggCAACATTGCTTAACCCAAAAATGGttattattaaagaaagtaGTTGTAGGTACAAGCAACGTTTAATAACGAAAAAATCTCCATACATTTCTCGTGCAAAACCGACGACAACTGCAATTAATGAATAATAATATCCtaacatttcttaaaaatttcttgTGCAAAACTGACGACAACCTCAATTAATGAAttagatttttctttaaaatcgtagtatttacgaagttattaatgagttttttatactaaaaatggagaattgatataaaatatgagtgatcatagattgagcttatttttcataaaatcacAAAATGAATTTTGGCAACATTACTTAACCCAAAAATGGTCATTATTAAAGAAAGTAGTTGTAGGTACAAGCAAcgttaataatgaaataatatccaaaaatttctcaaaaatttttcgTGCAAAACTGAGATTAAGTTCAAAAGAATCATTAATGAAtcagatttttctttaaaatcgcagtatttacgaagttattaaccagttttttatactaaaaatcgagtattgatataaaatatgagtgatcacagatttagcttatttttcctaaaatcacagtatttacgaagttattatcgatttaagatatttgagtttttaacCAACAATCTTGTGAATCATGAAAGGTAGTTAATAGATCAGATTTAAACCATGTTCTTGGATGAAAATTCCAATATCTTCACAAGGAAGAAGGCTCCACTTATCGGTCTATACTCCTTCAGTTTCGTATGAATATGGACCATGTTGAATCTTGTCCATGCTTCCGGAATCGGTAAATCGTCAAATATCTCGTTagatattgtatattttaacaTCTAATGTCTTAATCTCAATTTTCTAAAGGTCAATATTAAGATTTCAAGTGCTTTTTAAAACTGGACCCCTCAAACAGTTGCGGATTTCCTTAATTACAATTGATTTCaactacttttaataataattggcAATGGCTACCAAGTACTTACTTACATTTAAACTAAGTAATTTCCTCAAATTTGTTAACAATCTCAAGTATGATTCATACTTGCTACCTCACATTTTCTAACACTTCAAGTggggtatattttttttatctaggGGGACCTCTTTAAAACCATGTCTAACACAAATAAcaaattgataataaatttgttgttaaaacgcaattcaacaaaaaaaatcatatcgtccgctaaattttttatttattgttaaaataattgtgTAAACATTTATCAATCTATTGACAGATAAGATAATTAAGATAACATTTCTAAGATGCCGGAAAATAACTTATAAAAGATGCTGGTCTagagaaattttatttacaattgttttaaaagtcTTTCGAAAATGTTAACACTATATAGAATTGTCATATTAAGTTTAATATGTTGGTGTATTGATGCAGCTTCTCGCACGCCTttggattttgaattaaaacagGCGGAGGCTTGCAGTACGGAGAAATGTCAGCTACCAAATTGCCGCTGTTCGGGCATGACTTTGCCGAAAGAGGAGTTTAGGGGTCATGAAAAGGAAATACCACAGGTGAGttgaataagaaaaaatagAGAGAAATTCTAATGCTTTAAATTTCCCATTTTCCAGTTCATCACTGTTACCTTCGATGATGGTGTTAATGCCATCAACTACTTGCAATACCAGGAGCTCTTTGAGAATCTTGTAAATCCCGATCATTGTGAGGTCAAGGCCACTTTCTATGTTTCCCACGAATACACCGATTACTCCAAAGTAAATGCTTTATACAATGAGGGCCATGAAATAGCTTTGCATTCCATAACACATGGTGATGGCACCGAGTACTGGCGTCAGGCTGATGTGGATCTCATCATGCGTGAATTTGGCAATCAAATTGATATTTTGGAGAAATTTGCCAAAATCAATCGTAAACATATAAGAGGAATGCGTTTGCCATTTTTACAAATCTCCGGAAATAATTCCTATATTGCGGCCAAACGTTTGGGTTTATTGTACGACAGTTCTTGGCCCACCCAGCAATATCGTAATCCCGCCATGTGGCCCTATACCTTGGATTATTTATCCTTGCAGGATTGCCAAATAAGACCCTGTCCAACGGCTTCTTTAGCAGGTTTGTGGGTTAGTCCCATGGTTACTTGGGTGGATAAGCAGGGCTATAGCTGTTCCATGTTGGATGGTTGCATTTACCTGCCCGAGGATAAGGTGGAGAGTTTGTTTGAGTGGATGAAGGAGAATTTCCATCGGCATTATGATAACAATAGGGCACCGTTTGGCATGTATTTGCATGCAGCTTGGTTTGGCAGAAGTCCAAATTATATTAAGGCTTTTAGAAAGTAAGTAAAGCTTTAAaactatttctttaattttataatattttatttatcttttcttaAAGGTTCCTGGAGTATGCCAATAGCCTGCCCGATGTCTATATTACCACACCCACTTCGGTTATCCAGTACATGAGACATCCGACTTTGGGCAAACCTTTCAAGGGCTGCTTTAAGAAACCCCAAACCACTTGTCGCCCGGTATCTTGTgctctaaaaaaacaaacaactggAGAAACTCGATACATGACAGTTTGTGATCGTTGCCCGGAAGTTTATCCCTGGTTGGATAATCCTTTGGGGGAAATTTAAAAAGCACCTAAAGGAGAGCGTATTTAAGCAAGATGAGATAGAcataattttggaaataaataaagaaaagatcGAACTGAAAGTCTAATTTGAaactttatttgttaattttcgaAAAGTAAGGTTATAGTTACTACTTTTTTCCCCTTAAAAGTACTTTTGACTCtggtatttggtactttttcctagttttactttgtatttttctgtcttttcaattgaaaatatggtttttaacataattaattGTCTGAAGTAGTAGCGGAAATCGCACGATCATAGTTCACTTCACCTCCACgtgtttgtttttgaaatattttacaaacatttgcttaattttatgtacttatgagtactttttaaatacaattattaAAGTTTTGCTTAAGTTTGGCTTAAAACATTCTGGGGAGTATTTCtgcaaatttggtacttttttgaaaaagtaccaaaaaatttggtactttttgaaaaaagtaccaaatgtgattttttaaaagaaaactcttaaatattgttaaaaaataagaaaaaaataaaaatgttgatactttttttaaaaaaaagtaccaacattttcaataaaggATATTCTATCAGCTCATGACTACATTCTTCATTATTTCTTCATTTCCTTTCaatatctataatttttttgcttaaGTTTGGCTTAAAACATTCTGGGGAGTATTTCtgcaaatttggtactttttgaaaaaagtaccaaatgtgattttttaaaagaaaactcttaaatattgttaaaaaataagaaaaatattggtacttttttttaaaaaaaaaaagtaccaacattttcaataaGGGATATTCCATCAGCTCTTGACTACattcttctttatttcttcatttcCTTACAATATCTATAATTTAATATTCTGCCGTTTTATGCTAAACCTCACAAAAGacttcattttatttctgattagcataaatttttatttattcattcatttatacacTCTTTCTGGTAGTTTCTGTTGAACTCCTTAGTTGTTTCCCCAAACTCTACAACTTTTCAAAAACGCAAATTGgtttgttgttgctattattattattattatttgttctaaagCACTTTGTACTTCAATAGTTTTGTTAGAAATTTGTTAGTTtcttttcatatacatatttgttataCAATTCTTGTCGATGTTTTAGTTAGTTCTTACTtaaatttctttgtttgtttgCATTTGCCTGATTTGCTTCTCAGCAGCTGtatgtttaagaaaatattttagaaaaattttctttaatatttccaCACGAAGTCTTTTTCCAACACTCTTAACTCTTTGCAGTACAAACTAATACATAAAAACAGAACTGCCAGAGTAGAAATTGAATGTAAAGTGGAAAAGTTGTGagagaaattttcaaattatgacgCAAGTGGCGGCaaagttatcaaaaatataaaaaaataaaatttaaagaacaaaaaaagtagttgtagggtttgtttgttttaccacatacttaaagaaaatttttgcacttgaaatgttttttttttctagtttaaaCAACTCACAGCAGTTGTATGCCAAAGTCCACTTCACTGAGGAACAGGACAAATCAAGTAATGGCAAACAAAGAACAATATTAGGAAGCAGGAAATAAACTAATAAGTGGTCAGAAATATGGAAATTAAATGAAGAAGGGAAGCGGTAACTATAGTTAAAGTAAGAGTAGACGAAGTTAAATTACAATACAATTTGGATATTTAGAATTGAATGGGAATAGTTGAAGaattaaacaaacaatataAGGAGATACTGCCAATATCACAAAGAAGCTATTATTccttatttgaaaaattcatgCCAGATTTTATATTACTTTGTTTTAAAGATTCTTCCAGCGATCTTCACATATCAATAATTCATACAAAAAGTAAGATTTTGAAGTCCCCTGGGGTAGGCGTGGCATAATTTAGTACATACAGATACAAAATATCGTTTAATTAACTATATGATGATTGAAAGGCCGAAATGATCATGTTCAAAACCTACATAATTATCGCAATATGATCCttaatgattttattataatataaaatgatGTTAGATGATCACAGTTAGAATTCAAGGTATCATATTCTGATTACTTTGAATATGAAATCTTAATATAATACTGTTTAAACCCATCAATTCAGAGACCAGTAAAAGGGCACCAAAAATCACAGAACACTGAAAATATAACTAGAACTAAGTGGCTCGCATACACGCAGTGGTGTTCATGAGGATTTCAGTAATTAAATACAAGGAACAGGTCAAAGCAAGTTGAAAACAAAGCTTGAAACGCTTTATCTAGTTGAAGTGTTACTGTAACGAAAGCTAGTTAATAACTATGAATTTGAAGTCAACTTATGCCAAAAAGACTTAGAGGAAAAATTAGATTATATGCTCCTCCTGATAGATAAATTTTCCATTTCGATATTCAATATTTATTCCGAGAAAGTAAAGGGTGTTTTTCTATCAAATGCACTGTCTACTGCACTGTCACTTTTGgatatttatgatcagtatactctagCAAATGAAAATGAATAAATCAACGCTTTAACaatgctaccaaattatccaaatttactttgaaaatcagtcatcgattcgcgcaacttatagacgactgttttatcgcaaaattatATTCATTGAGGCTCCTTTTTGGCATAAcaggtttgttaataaaaaaaaattgcagcaCATGAAGTGAGACCGATTCACGATAGACACTACAGACTCcattaaatatagaaaaatgcaCCGTGGTGGCAtcatcggaccttatttcttcaGAAATGAAGGCGGAGCTCGTGTAACGTTCAATGGAGatagttttgtttgaaaatatggattgattcgggcgagatgtggtttcaacaggatggcgctACTTGCCATATGGCGAAtgcaaccatcgatttattgaaatcaaaatttggcgataacttgattgCGAGAAATGGCCACCATGGTCGTTcgatttgacacctctcgattatttGCTGTGGGGCAACttgaagtcactggtttatgctgacAAGCCAGCAACTATTTATGCCTTGGAACATTGGAGTCCAGAATACACTTCGTCAAGaacagatacaaataaaaaacttgtttgattaaaatttactcttttgtgatattttttccaatttcttcttcttccaattttttcttcttggaccagcaaTAAGGGGATGAAAAGCATTCATGAAAAGCATTCATGAAAAGCATATTCATGAAAAGCactgtgttggaactaggaaaatagattatgggagggaggaaagagggagtagtgtttgtggacattcgatttgaagtttcctacattgaaaatgacaggaTAAACTTCAGCGGGAAGTTTGTTTCACTTAagtacagtacggctaaagaataTGGTCTGTCGTTCGTGCAATACTGAGTCTTGCAAGTGTTGAAGGTGACCCTATTCAcacgaccccattcagagattgacAGAAGATCCtgattaagggaatcattcgTGTGTTGCCTCATTACCACAATATCCGAAATGCTTGGTCTGCAATTGAATATATATGAaaggcaaatgttgctgtcatctgcaaaagaatagaaggtcgtttagaaaaataagaaagtAGGAGATAGAACGGAGCCTTGCTGTACTCCTGAATTTATCATGAATTCGTTTGATGAGATTCGATCTATAATAATTAGAaaagtgcgatctctgagaaatcttgttataaatcgagagaagttaatACCGAcaacaaaagcaataagttttgataaaagtgcACCATGCCACATTCTATCGAACTCCTTGGAAATATCTACAgacaccactttactttcgacAAATCGGTGAATGAAACGaaaccatttttccgataggaaggctagcaagtctgCTGTAGagcgcacagagggattttggtgtcaaaaagtcaatttttcaaacacttaatttcaaaaatcaaataatgcagttttgttgataaatgtttaaagatgaaatatacactgatagttttaagaaattttttttttaaaaaaaaaataaaaattaagtaaagtccatgcaagtgtttaagcaaaaatttacttatattttcacgcaattcagtggtttatttatgtttaattttcctaataataccatttatctttaacatattcgaaaaatatagcatttctccatgaatacaaaaaaaaaattatggggatatcataaaccgttaagaagatatggccatatttataagcctctaaaaattattttatttttgattttccatggcgaaaaaaaaaatgttgccccactttcccccaagttgtttttttaataaaatgaaaggtgggattgtcttgtttcgattaaaagaaaaaattgttttcggaagttttcggaacaggatgaaaacttcatattttttgtcgaataataaacgaaaaatcaaaaaattcttatctatgtatgtaattgaattgtaattgaaactcggcatgcgttccttttttgtatcaataaatgtatgtaccaaatttctagacttttacttggatagaaaaaattttatgggaaaaattctatttggattatatgggcagtgggcgttgggcgtagtcgattttgataaaatttaattttttttcttagtttgatCCATATAATCATCGGtaccaaatttcagcgctctacgaccactccttataatttttgcaaaaaaatgtatgaagccatccctctgtggagCGTCGTCTACGGAAGCCATACTGGCGGTCGATAAGTAAATTGTTGAACTCTAAATATTTAACCACATGGTAGTTTGGTTGGAAAGAATGGGTTCCattaactttggaaagtgcagaacaaattgctattggacgGTAATGtttagcctctccctttttaggaattggcatGACATTAGCAACGGTATGAAATACTGAAAAGATTAGTTAATAGACTAGCTAACTACGAAGACCATTGCTGCAAGTCTTGAGATCCAATAAAACCATGATTATATCTGATAAGGATGCCAGGATATTGTAGTCGTGAGTTCTAGAATTCTCCTCAAGGGTAAAAAGGTGATAAACAACTCACCATTAGCGAGAAATGATTGTCCTTTACATATTCGCTAtaataaatcttttataatcTTCTCTCGAATATTAAGAGATCCATGAGAAGATTAAAACAAGAAAGATAGCTATAtgcggctgtgccgaatcctaGACAGACAGGCAGAATATTGGCTAGTTTGTTTTACCAAGAGACATCTTATATTGATAATTATAATCAGTATCCAATGTTAGCTTCTTGGTTTCAAAGCTATGTAAGCTAAGTAGTTAATTAACATCAGTTCTAGGCCCTACTGGTTGAATTTTggttaaattctttttttttttggaatcttcAAGGCTTTGAGCGTTTTAATTGAGCCTGACTTCTATCGAATATTTGTGTATATTGATCAAGCTATTAAATATCTAAATTGaccaagttaaaaaatttaaaccttCTCACAAACTCTAAtaaaaatctcctaaaaatcACAAACTAACACATCTTTAAAATCAATAACGTGTTGAACAAATTGAATTGAACAAGTTTTattaaccaaaataaaaactaacaaaccaaaaaaaaaagaaaccaaaactATGAAGCGAAAAAGGTCAGTGATTTTTTAACAGCtcaattttccaattttctatggatttaaacaaataaaacggCACACAGTGGGATTGAACGTAAAACAAAGTGGTAATAAATGTAAATCTTCTAAACTAGTGGAGCGATGAATGAATCGTAGAGGAGCACATAGGTTTTAAACAAATGACCATCCTGTTGGATTTTTTGAAAGCTAAATTATGGTGctcttttatcaaaacttattgctttggTGTCAGCAaaaacttctctcgatttatatcgagctttctcaaaTATCCCACGAGTTGTTACAGATGGGATATTATAAAACGagttcaaaataaattcagGGGTACCTCAAGGCttcgttctttctcctactctattccttatttttctaaaggACATTCTACGTCAAAGTTCCAACCGTATCTCTCTTTTGCAGATGATAGCAACATTTTCCATGCATTTTCATTaagttatagaccaagcctttcggagattggggcaatgaggcaaaacatgaatgattcccttaatcgggaccttgtgacaatctctaaATGGGGTCGTGCAAATAGAAAGTGTCACTTtcagtgttgcatgttgacacaaaaacgaacgacaTACCATAtggcttcatctgtatttatgggcATTCAAGGGTCTCGGTTTTCTGAAACGGTGTAGAAATTTCTTCACttcatctgatctcctcactatttaaACACCTACATCCGATCGAAAATGTATGGGCCGatgcttcaaagtctattttggtgCTTCTCGGCCTCGAATTGGATAGGGCGAAGGTGATTATTtttgacagtagggtatccaactctattgaatAGCTGGAGCACCGACTCAATGTGggctgcgtttcactgttctatcggtactacaatCGAATGTGTTCTAATGAAATTAGAGAACTTGTTCCCGATACCCACATATTTTTACGTAAAACTCttttttcatcaagaacacattgctttgtggtcgattggccagtggaccgcacaacacactacagggaaTATTCGTACTTAACCGTACTGTTCGTATCCTGTAATTTTCAttgtaggaaagttcaaatcgaatgtccacaaacactactccctctttcctccctCCCATTACCCATTTTCCTAGTTtcaacacaatgtattgcatgaataggtgctggtccaagaagcaaacaaaaaaagttaaaagatTTAAAAGGTTTACTAACCCAAGGTGGTCTACTTAGAAACCCTGTATCTCATCTTGTATTCTAACAATGTGGTCACAAAGTTAATTTCCTTAAAGCCTATATCCTCCTCTACAATTCTTTCAAACATCATTTTGCAATCGCGCCAGTAGTTTTTTTTCGAttgaccccactgtgcgtcAGTTGTGTTTCGCTTTAATGCCTAAATAGGCCGACTGCTCTGCCAAACGTTTAGTTGGGGCTTAAACATGTTCAAATTTAATGCATACGAACGagaacaatacaattttttttacaacattttggAGGATTTTTAATGTTCAAGTTTTTGTtccaattttcgatttttttttcattttccttCCTTACTCATATCTAAAATGCCAGCATGCATGTTCATGTACATCTTGTGATTGTTCTTCCTATTTTTTTCTCgtaattttgtgtgttttttgtgttatttccCTGAAATAAGTGAGTGAATATGTGAGTTTGTGTAATAAATGCATTACTGTCATCACTTGTACTTGTAAAGGCACTAACAACAGTGCAACTACAACTAGTTCCTTCGTTCGTCTTTTCATGTCAATTACAGCAACACAAAAATACCACTACGATTGCTGCTTTTGCTCGTAACAAGAAA
Proteins encoded in this region:
- the Cda9 gene encoding chitin deacetylase 8, whose product is MLTLYRIVILSLICWCIDAASRTPLDFELKQAEACSTEKCQLPNCRCSGMTLPKEEFRGHEKEIPQFITVTFDDGVNAINYLQYQELFENLVNPDHCEVKATFYVSHEYTDYSKVNALYNEGHEIALHSITHGDGTEYWRQADVDLIMREFGNQIDILEKFAKINRKHIRGMRLPFLQISGNNSYIAAKRLGLLYDSSWPTQQYRNPAMWPYTLDYLSLQDCQIRPCPTASLAGLWVSPMVTWVDKQGYSCSMLDGCIYLPEDKVESLFEWMKENFHRHYDNNRAPFGMYLHAAWFGRSPNYIKAFRKFLEYANSLPDVYITTPTSVIQYMRHPTLGKPFKGCFKKPQTTCRPVSCALKKQTTGETRYMTVCDRCPEVYPWLDNPLGEI